CTGGTTGCAACTCTTGGCTGCTTCAGCCAATCAAAATTGCCATCTCACTTCTATCCTTCTCAGGAAATCTGGAACCAACTGAAGCAGAAAAAATGGTCCAGTATACAGAAGATATTTTCTTCAGTGGTACTCGGCCTATATCTGACGCTCTGTTCACATCTCAGCATCTGACACACAGAGTTGTTAAGCTAAAAAAGGGCATAAATTATTGTTATGCTACTGAGGGCCTAAATCCAAGTGATGAAAATTCTGCCCTTGTCCATTATATCCAGGTACAGGTTTGATAGGGGAATTGCAACAAATATAAAGTTCATGGAACTTTAAGCCTGCTCCAATAAAGcaattttgttaagaaattcGTTTTATAGTTTAAGTCTCTCTAATATGACTACTAATTTCACATTAGACATGCATTTTGACACTTACAACAATTATATAAAGGCATATAGATAGATATGCACACTGATTATACATTGATATGCGGACTTATTTATATATTTGAATCAAAATTGTGGAATAGGTGCATCAAGATGATTCAGTGATGAACATAATGCTCCAGCTTTTTGCTTTAATTGCAAAGCAACCTGCTTTCCATCAGCTCAGGACTGTTGAGCAACTTGGTTATATTACTTCACTTGCACTACGGTACGTCaaaacttttgtttcattagAGCTCATATCTCTCCACAAATTGGTTATATTTTCTAAAAGTTCTACATTGCTTTTTCACATCCATTTAGGAACTTCTCTGGTGTATATGGAGTGCAATTTATTGTTCAATCCACTATCAAGGTCAGATAACAACTTTTACCCCCTATTAAATCGAGAAGAAAAAGTATTTTGTGGTTTAACTGTTAAACATAGTTCACTGAAATTTACAGGGACCCAGGCATCTTGATTCAAGAACAAAAGCTTTTCTGAAGATGTTTGAAAATAAATTATATGAAATGTCCAGCCATGAATTCAAGGTGAGCTCATCTGGGCACATCTAAGTAATTTTTATCACAACTTAGCCATTGTAACGCTGCACTACCTGCAACAAATCTCTATTAGAGCTCACAGGTGAAGAGCTACTTTAGAGGACTAATTGTGTTTACCCACCAAAATTGCTGATAATGTAAGGATGATAAGATGTCTAGCTGTGGATTATAAACTTTCACATTACCACTATTGAAAAAGCAGAGTGTATGATATACGTAATCAGATGGAATTtggagaaaagttgtcaaattTTTTCATCATAAACAATGAAGCCTGTGTATTTGATCATTTATCTGTTCAAGGTGCTATgcgttattttattttatttttttgatccTGCTTAGACGCATTCATTATCTGCTTCTTGATTTATTTCATTTGCTGCTCTAAATCTCTTTTCTTTACCTTTGTTGTTTGGTGTGATTGTCAAGGTGCAATTCAAGTAGCTGTTGTTTATAAAATTAGAGCTTTAGTTGCAAACATAATCTAATTTCTGTACATGTTAATGCATTGCTTTAACGGGTGAGAGTGAGCAGGACTCCTAAGGGGTTTAATATTGTCACATAGTATTTCCTGAGCTGTTACCTTCCCTTTCTCATTCTTTGGTTGCATCTACTTCATTCATTGTTTGCCTAGCAAACAATGAATCTATGTATGAGCAGGGGTAGTATGTTCTGGATTAGTGCATAAGCAGAATTCACCATCCAATTAATGATCAGATAGCTGCTTACTACCAATTTTTCTATTCCCCACATCTGAATTGTTGAAGCTATATAGGTGCGTGCAATTGTTAAAGCATGAAATTGTTGGCTTAGTCTAATCTCAATCCCGTGGatagtagacaccaaattgacACATGTTCTTTCACTATCCAGTTAAATTAATACTATTTAATGCATCCAGCCTTCTATCTTCCAGTACAGCCATCCTCAATTGGTTCCGTGTTAAAATTGCAATTTACCTGGAGTGGTGGTCAGAAAAACTTTGTCCGGTTGAGAATACAGTTAAAAATTGTCAGACAAGTGCTACATCACATGCCTCATTGAGTGATGAACTACATGTTAGCTCATTCGTCTGTAGTATCTTGCTTTTGATTGAATTACTCGAAGAATTATTTACCAAGTGGGCCATGTCCATTGTTTACATCTATTGCATTAAGAAGCAACTTGATGTCTCTTGTGCAGAGCAATGTCAATGCACTCATAGAAATGAAGCTTGAGAAGTTCAAGAACTTACACGAGGAATCTGCATTCTACTGGTGCGAAATTGCCAGTGGTACCCTCAAATTTGATAGGATTGAACACGAGGTACTATTCTTACACATTACAATGAGGATGCTAGAGTTTGTTTCCATAAATGTATGTTGATTCCTATTTTGACTTGAGCATTCTGACAATGTGAATTTGACGTTTTGAAGTTTTTCCTATTTGGGCTATTACTCATGATTGGCTGTCAATTCTGCTCTAGTTTTTGTTACTTGAGAATTGTGTAATGTAAAACCCGACTTGAATTCTGTTAGAATAATCCAGCAGAAACACGCTAGTTGAGAATAAGACATTGCTTCCAATGCTATTCTACTTTCAAAGCGCATTCTTGATGGTATTTTATCTTGCTATAACAGGTTGCAGCACTGAAGCAGCTGACGCAAGAGCAATTCATTGATTTCTTTAATGAACGTATAAAAGTTGGTGCCCCTAGAAAGAAAGCAGTAAGTGTGTTTGTCTACGGAAACTCACATTTGTCCGAGTATGAAGCAGATAAAAGTGAGCTTGTTGCACCCGAATTCCTCCAGATTGAGGATATCTGCAGCTTCAGGAGGTCTCGCCCTCTTTATGGCTCGTTTAAAGGAGGCTTGGGCCACATGAAAGCTTAAAAATTTCATGTTACTACCGAATGAGTAAACTAAAGGTTGTTTGCAATCTTTGAGTGGCTCACCAAAAAGAGAGAAGGGAGATCTGAAGTTGAAGAAATGTTCTAATTCCATTTCACAAAACCTGCACCAATTGCAACTATATACGAGTTCAAGGCAATTCGAGTTCCAGTAACTTCCGGTTCTGCTTCAACCACTATGGGAGTTCAAAATGTGACTCGAATAGTCCCCAAATCCAGCTTACTAGAGATTTCAATTAGGTGATCTCACCTAATTCGACTTTCAAACTCTCCCTTATCCCTTAGCTGCCTGCATGTTAGATTTTCCACATCACTTGTTACATTACGAAGTCATTCACTTGCCCGTTGACCTGTTTGGTTTATTCTAAATTTGGGCTATATTAATTAACTTTCCTTCTCTTAGAAAATTTAAGCATGGATGGCTATTTGCTAGATACCATTTTGAAGGATGTGGTCAAATTATTGACTAAGGGTCTATTTGGGGTTGAAAAGTACTTTACCTAATAGAACCTTTAATAAAAGCACTCATTAAGTGTTCAAGTACTTTTAAGTATATTTTTTGGATACATAATTCGATGATGTTCGGATTTATATTGGATAAAtgtgtaattttaaaaatttaaatgtaGTTATCTCTGTATTTAGTTTATAATATatgataaaatgattaaatttaatattttatattttaaaagtacaaaaattattttaaaagcaCTAAATTTTAGCTTTTgttaaaagtgttttttaacATCAAAAGTACTaaatggtttgtttggattgtgttttaTTTCTCCAATTTTATCTGCTTACATCAttattacaatttccaatacatctttttatcttcccaattacctttttatctcacacacatcacatcacaaaaaaagctacagtaaaaatattccaaataaaacacaatccaaacaaacttatATGTTCACCAAGCACTTCAAAAGTGCTTTTAGCATCTAAAAATACTTTTTACCAAAAGTTTTGCAACCCTAAATGGGGTCTAAGTCCTTTTGGTTGGTGTTATAACTCAGAGGGAAAATGCTTCATGTTCACCACTTGAATTTCTCACTTGGTACACTTGCATTGATAACATATTACCAAGTAGGGATGGTGGACCATGTCTCATCTAATAAGAAGTAGACATGATATATCTCACCATCAGTCCTTGGTAATTAATTATTAATACTAATACACTGTATGGCATGTCATGTGGTTCACATAAGACATGTAGTATCATACTACTTACACTTTTGTGATATAATTAAACATCGGCTCACTTTTTATCAAACGCATTTTTATCATATGCGTTTTTAGGGAAAGTTTACAAAAAGGCTTTGACTAGGTCcgtttagattgctatttttagaagtttttatagaaaaatgcaTTGTAGTGATTCGataaatgtaaaataaaaagaaaatgattacACGCATAAattttttggttggattttggtcAAATAGATTCATGGGTAAACAAGTAATTCATGTTACAAAAAGCAGTTAATCACGGAAATGATTTAGTCAAATAGGTTGTGTCGTGTCAATCCCAGTTTCTAAGAAAATACcgtaaaatgaaaagaaaatcagTACATCAATTAGAAAACGATGTGATTTATGTATGTTTTCCATATTTGGAATTAACGCATGCTTGCAGTTCACCTCCTTACCAGATAATTTCTCTTTATTGTCTCTGATCGttccaaattaaaaaaatttaaaaggacAAAAAACACTTCCGCGAATCTTGAAGGTCCGATAATAAGTTGAAATCAACCTTCGGAAACTAATCAAAAAGTGATGAAGAAATTGCTTCTTTAGTTAAAGATGTGATAATTTCAAGTCAATTGTTTACCTcctattctttcttttctgtcaGAAATCAAATCAATTTAACCAATAATCATTGTACTGCTTATTACGCCCAAAATTACGACATTTTGTGGAAATTTTTGGTGGCCCATTGCTATGGCAAAAGCATTGTGTGTTTGGATATTAAactatttaaaataattactgtaatacatttttataatgtgatgtatgtaaaataaaaaagtgattataatacattgaaaaatatgttttgtGACGGGAAGAGGTAGattatttgacaaataaaaactatcCAAAGAAATGCAACATACACTACACAATAATATAAAACAACAAGGCCACTTTCATTGCTTCAATCAGATCGACCAGACGCacctatttttcttctttgataTTCTTTTCACATGACCAAAATTTTTCTCCGCAACTGTTTCCATTAGTCTTGAAGAATAAACTGAAACAAAGAGACTTCCTGAATGTTACCTATGAGATTAAGAATGACACATAGCTCGTTCAGAGTACAGGATCAGTAATAATGCAAAGGAACTAATCACTATTTCTTAGTTCATTGCTCTGTACGTATCTTGGTCAATGAATAAAGAATTGAAATCACCAGTATCAAAATCCATGAAAGTCTCGAAACCACAGCTGGCCATAGAGGTTCTACCATGACTTGCCATGTTGCTGCTTCTGCTGCTATCGACCCCATGAATACGGTGGAACAGAGGGTGGTGGCGATGGTTTTGCTCCTCCGTGTTGGAGGGTGGATGGTAGTACATCCGGGCAGTCTGAGGACAGTGAGAATGAAACCTGGCTAATATTCTCACCCCTACATCCAACATCTCCAAATACTTCCCCATTAGTGCCTTTCTTCCTCCCCTTGAGAAAACAATATAGTATGTGATGCTGTGTTTTCCACCGACAATTTTGTTTGATCAAATTGTGAACAATGGGGATTAACTGAGATAGGAGTTGAGACTTGAGACCCCTTTAAAGAAGATCCCAATATGTGGTAAGAGGAAGACTCCTAGTGGTTCATAGAAAAAGACAACTCACAAGTCATCCCCAACCCAACCCATAAATAAAATAACCATCTCAGCTTTCTGCCCAGTTCTTTCTTTTTGAGCTTTTTGAGTCATTCATTCCTTTCACACATTTGACTTGTAAATGTGGCTCAGGCGCTTTCCAAGTGAGACCAGTCCAGTTGGAATAGATGACCTCAAAACTGAAACGGTTGACAACTATGCCTGTATTCGCCTTTTCTGAAACACCTAGAGGCAGTCAGAGGACCGTGTAACATGAATGACTAAATTCTTAATTCTTCCCGTGAAAGATTCGAAGGTTCCACCCACCATCAAGTACTAGTTAAAATTGTTCCAAAAAGGAAAACGTGAATAATGTTACCAATATGTTACATTAGCCAACTGACCCCCTCAAGAAAGAAACTGTACTGAATTGGCTGTTAGCGCTTGTTAAAGCCAGAAACTTTTTTTAGTTCATCGGTTGGGGGATATTTACATGAAATTGGATGGCTCAAACACCaacatgcattttcatgcttCCCAAAGATTAGATTTAGACTTGGTGTTAGTGGAGAGCTTTTCTACACGTCAAGTAGCCGGTGCCATAATTATGGTGGTCAACTAAACCATGGGAATACAATTCTAATAAGCTTATGCAGtgcaataattttttcttttgaatcacTTCCCATCCAACTCTTGTTTAGCCAGTCTTTTCAAAATTCCATGTTATAAATTTTGAAATCTTTGGAGCAGTTCAAGATCTCAGCAATGACAAATCCCACCGCCATAGTCTAACCATTATAGTTAAAGATCTTACCATCCAAAAATTTCTATCTGTTCCTCTGGTCTCAATCAACcagcaacattttttttttcaatggagTACCCTACTAGCCATCATGTTCGCAATATATGAAACTTCTACTACTTGAGAATCCTTTCAGGTAAAAAGCTACCTATGAAGTGGTATCATGAACAATCAATCTTTGAAGTACAAATTATCAGGTCCTTCATTTATCAGTGACAACATATGAAGTGTAGAAATTCAGAAGCAAAAAATAGCGGGACAAGAAACCTCCAGCTTGGTTTCAATAATAACCACTGCTCTATTACCTACCATAAGCATCATAGAAGTTTCAAGAacaatacatacatatatatatatatatatatatatatactttggCCCTTTTTTGGCTCATGTTTGTAGAATCTAGACAAAATTGGCCATCAAATTCGTAGGCCGTATTAAGTATTCCTAGTGTAATCCTGTACTTGCTGGGGAAAATATAATCAAATTTACAGTTAAACCCTTTTATCAAGCCAACATTAGTGCCTTCTTTCTTTTACCAAGTATGTCAATTTGGTCCAGCCAAAAATCTACAGAGCTTTCTACTGAATAAGATCTCATGCAATCTGCAAACAAAAGGTAAGCGAAACAATCATTTAACCAGTCCAAGATGTCCAAAAACTTAAGAATGGTAGCATACTAAGGTGCAATATTTACCATATAAACATAGGGATCAGTACGGCCTCCTGCTCCAGACCTCTTAACCTGCTCTAGATTCAGCAATCTGCAAAACTGAACTTAATTAGATTATCCTGAAATTAATTATACCATTATTAGCCTTCCAAAGTCAAGCTTAATTAAATCAAATTCTTAGACTGTTAAAACCACAAACCAGATTACCGAGTAAACTGTATGAAACAAAACCAGCTCGCAAGTAGCTATGCGATTGATAGCCCGATTCAGAGAGAAGGCACAACAACTAGTAATGCGTAATGGATTACCATAACTGATTACTAAACAAAATATTATTAGCTCTGAAAAATCAAGCTTaactaattaaaaattttcacaaaattttactTCAAACCAATCTCTTATACCATACCAGCATAGATAAATTGTCAAAAATGAGTCACTAAATAGGCAACATGTCAGAGGTATAACCAACAATGCATGAAGTACCACGCTGATTGCCTTAACAAATTGAATTAGGGACGGGTCACAAAACAACGGCCCACATATGAGGTATACTTCAAGTAGGTCCCACTAGACCACGTGGCTGCTTAATTCATACGTGTCAAGTGTGTGtctgtgtgagagagagaaaattgtttgGGCTCACATTCTCAAGGCCTTGCTGGTGCTGGGGCTGTCGCCGAGCAACTCACGAATCTTAACTTCGGAAGCGCGGCCGTGAGATGACAGAACTTTCAGAATAGCTTCGGCTCGGCGGCGCATGTGAGTCGAGCCTAGGATCGGCTTCCTCTTCGGATCCTTAGCAGGTGGAGTAACAAATCCACGTCCACCACCACGCATCTTCATCATCACATTGCCGCTGCTTCCTGCACTGGAAATTACGCTGCTGGAGCCATTGGACAAGCACGACGACGCCGAAGCTGAAACAGAAGCCGATGATTCAACCTTCGAAGCCTGCTTCCTTGAGCTGGTGCGTTTCTGGCAGTCGGAGATGGACAAATTCTTCGATCGCCGCTTTCGAACCACCTGTACATTCGTCACAACGCAAATAAGCTCGAAAACAGGGTGAAACAGAGCAAAACTACGTAGAAATCTCCACCGAATTTTATTAAGCTCTATAATTCTTTTCTaagtaaatgaaagaaaatgataCCTATTATAATTCAGGCCATAATTCAAGCATCGCTGTTCACGAGAATAAAGAAACAAATAGAAGTTCACAGTTTAAGACGATCATCGCATGCATTGTAAACCAATAATACACCAATGATCAATTCCAAATTCAAACTTCAGTCGAACAATCGCTTTAGAACTTTGAATATATGAACTGAAATGAATCGCGGTGCaaattcaaattatattgaAACGAAATGAATCCTGATGCAAATTCAAATTATATTCAAAACGAATTCAACAATATCGAAGAACAACAGATGACACATTGAATTCAGAGAATTAGGATCATAAAGCAGAAGATTCTACCATTAGCTTCGTCATACGTCTACTCATTTTTAATTAGATTTGACGAACATATATTGAGAGGTGATCATATTTCTAAGCTCGTACAAAGACGCAGTTTGAATCAAAATTCATGCGAAACCAGAATTCAGCAGAAACGTGCTAGGAAAGTTAATAAGACGATCACCTTCAGCTTCATCGTGTCATGAAACTTGGAAACCACGGCGATCACTTTCACTCGCCGATCATCATTCTCGCTGGTCGTCACCGTCGACGAAGACGAAGACGAACAGGTCCAATGCGACCGCTGCGACTTGGAAAGCTTAAACCTCAACTTATTCTTCTTCATCTTACCAGTACAACTTCTCTCACTGCACAAATCAATGAGAATAACAATTACGATATTCCGGAAAACTCAATTCAAATTCAggtaaataaaatgaaatttgaagCTCTGAGATTATTATTCGGATTCATACAGCGGCagcgagagagggagagaaggaGGCGGGGTGGTGATGGCGACGgagagaaggagaagagctGAGGCGACttcacgttcaactgcatttgGAAATTCTaatgcttcttcttttgttgcttctgCACCTGccattttttggttttttgataGAGGCGGGAGATTGAAAGgtgttttttgaaattttcggggaatcgttgctaacttttttttgtaattttttgatctattttcctttctttcaagCAACTGAAGAACTGTTTCAGTATTTATATAGTAGTACTTATTTCTTTTCGCCTTTGAGAGAGTCATTTTGATTTGGGCTAAACCGTAAAGCTGGAACGGACTATGGAGGTCTGTTTACATGGGCTGGGCTAGGAACATGAAGCTTAGGCAGAACAGATTATTGTTGTGAGCCACTGCACATGTTCGGTGGACTTTTTGCTGTGTCattaattacccatttataagttttttttttttactggttAAATAGAACGTATCAAACGAGAAGTCGAGAACCTCTTATTTACAAAAAATATCTGAATggaaaaacataaaataaaataactgtTTTGCGAATATCAAACAAAAATTGGAAATGAAGAAG
The Coffea arabica cultivar ET-39 chromosome 6c, Coffea Arabica ET-39 HiFi, whole genome shotgun sequence genome window above contains:
- the LOC113693073 gene encoding uncharacterized protein, translating into MAGAEATKEEALEFPNAVEREVASALLLLSVAITTPPPSLPLSLPLERSCTGKMKKNKLRFKLSKSQRSHWTCSSSSSSTVTTSENDDRRVKVIAVVSKFHDTMKLKVVRKRRSKNLSISDCQKRTSSRKQASKVESSASVSASASSCLSNGSSSVISSAGSSGNVMMKMRGGGRGFVTPPAKDPKRKPILGSTHMRRRAEAILKVLSSHGRASEVKIRELLGDSPSTSKALRILLNLEQVKRSGAGGRTDPYVYMIA